A stretch of DNA from Halobacillus litoralis:
AAAAACTTTTCCCTGAGCGGCTGATGTTTGGGATTTCATCCGGAGACCGAAGAAAGGACTTTGAAGGGTTAAATATTCCCATTATGGAGCGGAGTGAGTGGTTCAGGGAAGCGTTCCATTTTTTCAATCAAGCCATCTACAATGAATTTCCTGAGGTTCGATCTTCTTTTGGAACGATGAATCGGTCAAACATCGTACCAAAGCCAGAAAAACGCATCCCAACCTTTTTGACAGGCTATTGCCAACAGACACTGGATTGGGTTGCTGAACATGGAGACGGGTGGATGTTTTATCCACAACGGCCAGCTCAGCAGAAAGAAACCATTTCTCAGTACAGAGAGAAAGTAAAGCATTTCCATGGCGAATCCGCATTTCGTCCTTTCTTTATGCCACTTCCTTTGCAGCTCGAAGAAAACCCAGATGCTCCTATTGAAAAAATACCTGCTGGATATAAAGTGGGGAGAAAGGGGCTGATGGATCTTATTGAGCAGTATCGTTCCATCGGCGTTAATCATTTAATGTTCGGTCTTTCCAAAAACAAAAGACCAGTAAAGGAAGTGGTGCAGGAACTTGGGGAAGAAGTCCTCCCTCCATTCAAAATAAAGGGATAACAAAAGGAAGGAGAGATTGATTTGACCAAACCGGAAGTTTTGCTCGTAGGAACTTTTCACATGTCTATGAACCCTGAAATGGTCAATGAACAACAAGAGGAAATTCGCGAAATCGTTCATTCACTGAAAAAATTCAAGCCGACAAAAATCACTGTTGAAAAACCTTTCTTAATAGAGGAAGAAATGGAGCGTAAATATTCAGCCTTTAAAAATAACACCCTTACGCCCACTTACGATGAAGTGGAACAATTTGCTTTCCGTCTTGCCAATGAAATGGACATGCCATCCGTTTATCCGGTAGACGAGATGGTGGATATGTCCAGACCGTCACTCAACCAGGTCTTTGAATGGGCCAAAGAACATCAACCTTCCTTGTTCACAGAAATCATGGACGTTCAAAATAGACTGAAGTCGATGGAAAACAATGAAACGATCAAAAACATCCTCCATTACGTCAATGATCCAGACTATAGCAAAGAACTTCAAAGGATCTATATGAAGTTGGCACGAGTCGGGGACAGGCAACATCAAGTAGGTGTTCAATGGCTGAAGCAGTGGCATCACCGTGATCTTGCAATAGCTGCAAATATCTCAAGACTCGCGGAGAAGGGTGACCGCATCCTCGTTCTCATCGGCGGGGACCACCTGCACCTGCTGCAACAATTCTTAACCGATAGCAGTGACTTTATGGTTCTCTCGGCAAAACCTTATCTCCCTCAATAATGTTTATCGGTAAGTCAAATTCCATATAAAAAGAGGTTTTCCCAAATTTGGGAAAACCTCTTTTTGTATTAATCTTGGTCTGGTTTATCTTCCGGGGCCTCAAGAGCCGAACGTTTTTTCTTCTTCTTACGGTTTTTCCAACGTCTAATATGAATCGTACTCGGTTCATAATCATCAGACTCACGTATATCTGTATTGGATGCTTTCATGAATGACCACGCAAGTAAGAACATAATTACAATCAGTGGGAATCCACCGACGATACTTGCTGTCTGCAATGTATCCAGTCCACCGAGGAACATAAGCGCAAGCGGCATCAAGCACAACGCGAACGCCCAGAAGAGACGGTTCCAACGTAAAGGTTCCCCTTCAACATTTTTCTGTACGACTGAAGCAAGAATGTAAGATGATGAATCGAAAGTCGTTGCAAGGAAAATGATCGCTAGAACAGTAAAGATTAATACCATAAATTTCGCTAACGGTAGTTGGTTGATGATTTCAATAATGGTCGCAGGCGCACCATTCGCATCCATAAATGCGATGGCATCGAACTGTCCTGTCAACTGCATGTACAAACCGAAGTTCCCCATGATTCCGAAGAAAAGGATACAACCAAGCGTTCCGTACACCATAGTTCCAAGTACCATCTGACGAATCGTACGTCCTCTGGAAATACGTGCAACAAACAACCCAACAAACGGAGCGTACACAAGCCACCAAGCCCAGTAGAAAATGGTCCAATACTCAGGGAAGCTCGTTTTTTCAAACTGACCTAAATTTCCGAACGGCTCCATCCAAGTCGCCATCCTGAAGAAATTGTCCGCCAGCATACCCAACGCGTTAAATGTTGTCTCACTGATGAATCGCGTCGGTCCGAAAATAAAAATAAATGCAAGCAAGAAAATAGACAGCCACAAGTTCACATCACTGAGTACTTTGATTCCACGTTTAAGCCCAGAATATGAGCTTATAGCGAAAATTAATGTACACAGTACCATAATTACTGTTTTAAGGCCTAAGTTTGCTGGAATACCAGTCAAGCTGT
This window harbors:
- a CDS encoding DUF5694 domain-containing protein, with product MTKPEVLLVGTFHMSMNPEMVNEQQEEIREIVHSLKKFKPTKITVEKPFLIEEEMERKYSAFKNNTLTPTYDEVEQFAFRLANEMDMPSVYPVDEMVDMSRPSLNQVFEWAKEHQPSLFTEIMDVQNRLKSMENNETIKNILHYVNDPDYSKELQRIYMKLARVGDRQHQVGVQWLKQWHHRDLAIAANISRLAEKGDRILVLIGGDHLHLLQQFLTDSSDFMVLSAKPYLPQ
- a CDS encoding TIGR03571 family LLM class oxidoreductase — encoded protein: MLQPDQITFGLTIPIENYDQSPPVMKNQIQMAQLAEELNFHSLWFQDVLLEDPTFEDPATGQIFDSLIYLTYLAAHTKRINLGTAALVMPLRHPLRTAKEVASIEKLFPERLMFGISSGDRRKDFEGLNIPIMERSEWFREAFHFFNQAIYNEFPEVRSSFGTMNRSNIVPKPEKRIPTFLTGYCQQTLDWVAEHGDGWMFYPQRPAQQKETISQYREKVKHFHGESAFRPFFMPLPLQLEENPDAPIEKIPAGYKVGRKGLMDLIEQYRSIGVNHLMFGLSKNKRPVKEVVQELGEEVLPPFKIKG
- a CDS encoding BCCT family transporter, producing MKTKLIDWPTFIGALVLLLGVTLPLILFPEAGKEVVSQANTFMTENFGVLYMIMGFVIFAFLVYVAFSKNGSIKLGDEGEKPEFNTFSWAAMLFAAGIGSSILYWAVIEWAYYYQGPPFGIEPGSKEAIQWASAYGMFHWGPIAWAIYTLPALPIAYFYYVRKKPVLKVSEAVRPVLGDSVDGPLGNIIDVLFMFGLLGGAGTTLALGTPMIAQGVNSLTGIPANLGLKTVIMVLCTLIFAISSYSGLKRGIKVLSDVNLWLSIFLLAFIFIFGPTRFISETTFNALGMLADNFFRMATWMEPFGNLGQFEKTSFPEYWTIFYWAWWLVYAPFVGLFVARISRGRTIRQMVLGTMVYGTLGCILFFGIMGNFGLYMQLTGQFDAIAFMDANGAPATIIEIINQLPLAKFMVLIFTVLAIIFLATTFDSSSYILASVVQKNVEGEPLRWNRLFWAFALCLMPLALMFLGGLDTLQTASIVGGFPLIVIMFLLAWSFMKASNTDIRESDDYEPSTIHIRRWKNRKKKKKRSALEAPEDKPDQD